The following are encoded in a window of Clostridium thermarum genomic DNA:
- a CDS encoding glycosyltransferase — protein sequence MFLIESLVVGGAEKVLIDLVNNLDKSKYDITVISIYNNSIYKDYQIQFKNLFSSHIKYTFLCDTANEQRYKMFNRLLNRLPAKIFYKLYIKGKYDIEVAFSEGLPTKVITGSNNKASLKYAWLHTDTSNLLKEINKGQIESLKRTYLKYDRLIAVSKSVASSFKKEMNISIPVNVLYNPIDQNSIISKSKEQIEDITKYKSFTIVSVGRLVKVKGYDRLLGTAKRLRDEGLLFKMWIIGEGEERANLEQYILNNNLLECVSLLGFKSNPYKYIRQADLFVCSSRAEGLSTVVTEALILGKPVVATDCAGMLELLGENEYGIITENSEEGLYRALKSLLLNKERYNHYKKQAIIRGNYFSMDRLIAAMEEAL from the coding sequence ATGTTTTTAATAGAATCATTAGTGGTGGGCGGAGCAGAAAAGGTGCTTATTGACCTGGTCAATAATTTGGATAAGAGCAAGTATGATATTACGGTTATATCCATATATAATAATAGCATTTACAAAGATTATCAGATTCAATTTAAGAATTTGTTTTCAAGCCATATAAAGTATACCTTTTTATGTGATACTGCAAATGAGCAGAGATATAAAATGTTTAATAGATTATTAAATAGGCTGCCTGCAAAAATATTTTACAAGTTATATATTAAAGGAAAGTATGATATTGAAGTAGCTTTTTCTGAGGGACTGCCTACTAAGGTAATTACTGGATCAAACAATAAGGCATCATTAAAATATGCTTGGCTTCATACAGATACAAGTAATCTATTAAAGGAAATAAATAAAGGACAAATAGAGTCGTTAAAAAGGACATACCTCAAGTATGACCGGTTAATTGCAGTATCAAAATCTGTGGCCAGTTCATTTAAAAAAGAAATGAATATTAGCATCCCTGTAAATGTACTATATAATCCAATAGATCAGAATTCAATTATATCAAAGTCTAAAGAACAAATTGAAGATATAACCAAATATAAAAGTTTTACCATAGTCTCTGTGGGCAGATTAGTTAAGGTAAAGGGCTATGATAGATTACTAGGTACGGCAAAGAGATTAAGAGATGAGGGGTTATTATTTAAGATGTGGATAATAGGTGAGGGCGAGGAACGAGCTAATCTTGAGCAATACATTTTAAATAATAACCTTTTAGAATGCGTTAGTTTATTAGGTTTTAAGTCAAATCCTTATAAGTATATCAGACAAGCAGACTTATTTGTATGCTCATCAAGAGCAGAGGGACTAAGCACTGTAGTAACAGAGGCCCTTATATTAGGAAAGCCAGTGGTAGCAACTGATTGCGCAGGAATGCTGGAATTATTAGGGGAAAATGAATACGGTATTATTACTGAAAATAGTGAAGAGGGATTATATAGAGCTTTAAAGTCACTTTTGTTAAACAAAGAAAGGTATAATCATTATAAAAAACAAGCTATAATACGGGGCAATTATTTTAGCATGGATAGACTGATAGCTGCAATGGAAGAAGCACTATAA
- a CDS encoding glycosyltransferase family 2 protein has protein sequence MYKYKVTVFTPTYNRGYIIEKLYNSLKCQTYSDFEWLVIDDGSNDNTTDLLKKWLKEENKFEIRYYRTPNGGKQRAINKALELVQGEYIFIVDSDDVICDKAIEKVHNWLTTIEGKVDFAGVSGLRGDRRGKPIGGKPKFYNNSEFVDATNLERDKYNLQADMAEVYKVDVLKKYPFTVFEGETFVPEAVVWNQIALDEYKLRWFNEVIYICEYLEDGLTKSSWKLLRRNPIGYAYFFNHSLKYTKGFRQRYHIACQHIVYSIIGKQYKYIFKSEDILLTLLALPIGIPLSIRRLSQLIKNT, from the coding sequence ATGTACAAATATAAGGTAACAGTATTTACTCCAACCTATAATAGAGGGTATATAATTGAAAAATTATACAACTCACTTAAATGTCAAACTTATTCAGACTTTGAATGGCTGGTTATAGATGATGGTTCAAATGATAATACAACTGACTTGTTAAAAAAATGGCTTAAAGAAGAAAATAAATTTGAGATCAGATATTATAGAACCCCAAACGGTGGTAAGCAGCGTGCTATAAATAAGGCCTTGGAATTAGTACAGGGAGAATATATTTTTATAGTTGACTCGGATGATGTTATCTGTGACAAGGCAATTGAAAAAGTACATAACTGGCTAACTACAATTGAAGGAAAAGTGGACTTTGCCGGGGTTTCAGGTTTGAGAGGAGATAGAAGAGGTAAGCCTATAGGGGGTAAGCCAAAATTCTATAATAATTCTGAGTTTGTGGATGCCACCAACCTTGAAAGAGATAAGTACAACTTACAGGCGGATATGGCAGAAGTATATAAGGTTGATGTGCTAAAGAAGTATCCCTTTACTGTTTTTGAAGGAGAAACCTTCGTGCCTGAGGCTGTTGTATGGAACCAAATTGCCCTTGATGAGTACAAGCTTCGTTGGTTTAATGAGGTTATTTACATTTGCGAATACCTGGAAGATGGACTGACTAAGAGCTCATGGAAGCTGCTAAGAAGAAATCCAATAGGGTATGCATACTTCTTTAATCATAGTCTAAAGTATACCAAGGGATTCAGACAGAGGTATCACATAGCCTGTCAACATATTGTTTATTCCATTATTGGAAAGCAATATAAGTACATATTTAAAAGTGAAGACATATTATTGACTCTTTTAGCCTTGCCTATAGGAATTCCATTATCAATTAGACGGTTAAGCCAATTAATAAAAAATACATAG
- a CDS encoding glycosyltransferase encodes MKKVLFLIESLSGGGAERVLTDLVKNIDKSKFDVTVTTVVDTGVYVGEVKKACSYNSFLPAQCCTASGMLKQLLYNFKYKLIYTFPASIVYRCFIRDKYDVEVAFVEGFVTKVIAASNNKKSLKLAWVHVDPINRDYADHYFSSYQQHVNAYNKFDKILCVSKDVADAFNQKFKLKEKALVQYNPIDREAILQKATEKIDIKKDKVTLVTVGRLTEQKGYDRLLKICKRLKDNGFDFKLWILGEGEQRSSLESYIKENKLDEIVKLLGFHSNPYPYIKMADIFVCSSRTEGFSTVATEAIILGKPVVATDCAGMRELLGENEHGIVVENNCEALYKALKEVLSDKDILKKIECKAKNRSKYFNINTNIKKIEDILESN; translated from the coding sequence TTGAAAAAGGTACTGTTTTTAATAGAAAGCTTATCCGGCGGGGGCGCTGAACGTGTTCTAACTGATTTAGTGAAGAATATTGATAAATCAAAATTTGATGTCACAGTAACAACAGTGGTTGATACCGGTGTATATGTGGGGGAAGTTAAAAAGGCGTGCAGCTACAACAGCTTTCTTCCGGCACAGTGCTGCACTGCGTCTGGAATGCTTAAGCAATTGCTATATAATTTTAAGTATAAGTTAATATATACTTTCCCAGCATCTATTGTATACAGATGCTTTATAAGAGACAAATATGATGTTGAAGTTGCTTTTGTAGAGGGATTTGTCACTAAAGTGATAGCTGCTTCAAATAATAAAAAGAGTTTAAAACTTGCATGGGTTCATGTTGATCCTATTAACAGAGACTACGCCGACCATTATTTTAGTAGTTATCAGCAGCATGTAAATGCCTACAATAAATTTGATAAGATCTTATGTGTTTCAAAAGATGTAGCGGATGCATTTAATCAAAAGTTCAAACTAAAAGAGAAGGCCCTTGTTCAATATAATCCCATTGACAGAGAAGCTATATTACAAAAGGCTACTGAAAAAATTGACATAAAGAAGGATAAAGTAACCCTTGTGACAGTAGGAAGATTAACAGAGCAAAAGGGATATGATAGACTATTGAAAATTTGCAAGAGACTAAAAGATAATGGATTTGACTTTAAACTTTGGATATTAGGTGAGGGTGAACAAAGAAGTTCATTGGAGAGCTACATTAAAGAAAATAAACTGGACGAAATTGTGAAATTGTTAGGCTTTCACTCAAATCCATATCCCTACATTAAGATGGCAGATATTTTCGTTTGCTCTTCCAGAACGGAGGGGTTTAGCACGGTAGCTACAGAGGCCATAATATTGGGAAAGCCAGTAGTTGCCACTGATTGTGCCGGAATGAGAGAACTATTAGGAGAAAATGAGCATGGAATAGTAGTGGAAAATAATTGTGAGGCGCTATATAAAGCTTTGAAGGAAGTATTATCAGATAAAGATATACTTAAAAAAATAGAGTGCAAGGCAAAGAATAGAAGTAAGTATTTTAATATTAATACGAATATAAAGAAAATTGAAGATATACTGGAGAGTAATTGA
- a CDS encoding acyltransferase, which translates to MYKSNLSAVLRGLLYQLLYMKNIKSRIFFIGSRSRFDIYNSKSKITIGDFVYIRKNSTLRVDFYGQLNIGDKVAINDNCNISCIHKISIGSYTKIGQNVCIYDHDHNYRKRGDDRLLTGEVVIGKNVWIGSNVVILRGSIIGDNAVIAAGSVVKGKVPGNSLYLNKRHSEIIQYDQERLVVL; encoded by the coding sequence ATGTATAAGTCAAATTTATCTGCAGTATTAAGAGGGCTGTTATATCAGCTGCTTTATATGAAGAATATCAAGTCAAGGATATTCTTTATTGGTTCTAGGAGCAGATTTGATATTTATAACAGTAAATCAAAGATTACAATAGGAGACTTTGTGTATATAAGAAAAAATTCAACATTAAGGGTTGATTTCTACGGTCAATTAAATATTGGAGATAAAGTAGCTATAAATGATAATTGTAATATCAGCTGTATACATAAGATTTCCATAGGAAGTTATACAAAGATTGGACAAAATGTCTGCATATATGACCATGATCATAACTACAGAAAGCGTGGAGATGACAGACTTCTTACCGGTGAGGTTGTTATAGGAAAAAATGTTTGGATAGGCTCAAATGTAGTTATCTTAAGAGGGAGTATAATTGGGGATAATGCTGTCATAGCTGCAGGAAGTGTTGTTAAGGGAAAAGTACCGGGAAATTCCCTATACCTAAACAAAAGGCACAGTGAGATTATCCAATATGACCAGGAAAGGCTGGTTGTCCTTTAA
- a CDS encoding glycosyltransferase produces the protein MKKVLIASFDMEVGGVERSLISLLESFDYTKYNINLMLYRHQGEFMSMLPKEVNLVKEVAEYATFRRPISEIVKNKQYGIAVARILAKYIGLIAAKAKGFKELGLIPMQLGWKYTMPFLPKLDKEYDVAISYLWPHYFIADKVKGKKKIAWIHTDYSYLEIDNKMDYKMWDKFDWIVAVSEDCKRSFLSRYPQFSNKTIVVENITAVNFIKSMAEKDCSAEIRVDDKCTKLITVARLAYAKGIDDAVRACRKLVDDGYDIRWYVVGYGSEETAVRKLIEELKLEDRFIILGKKLNPYPYIRACDIYVQPSRYEGKAVTVTEAQVLEKPVLITRYSTANSQVRHEYDGIITDLGVEGLVLGVKKLLDNPELQIRLKKNTAKVNYNNSFEIEKLYKLLG, from the coding sequence ATGAAGAAAGTTTTGATAGCATCCTTTGACATGGAAGTAGGCGGGGTTGAGAGAAGCCTGATAAGCCTGTTAGAAAGTTTCGACTACACAAAATACAATATTAATTTAATGCTGTATAGGCATCAGGGTGAATTTATGAGTATGTTGCCAAAGGAAGTTAACCTGGTAAAGGAAGTAGCAGAGTATGCAACCTTTAGGAGGCCAATATCAGAGATAGTTAAGAACAAACAATATGGTATAGCTGTAGCCAGAATTCTTGCAAAATATATTGGACTTATTGCAGCGAAAGCTAAGGGGTTTAAAGAACTGGGCTTAATACCAATGCAACTCGGGTGGAAGTACACTATGCCTTTTCTTCCTAAACTAGATAAAGAATATGACGTTGCAATAAGTTATTTGTGGCCTCATTATTTTATAGCAGATAAGGTTAAAGGGAAGAAAAAGATAGCTTGGATACATACTGACTATTCCTACCTGGAAATTGATAATAAGATGGACTATAAGATGTGGGATAAATTTGATTGGATTGTAGCAGTATCGGAGGATTGTAAAAGGTCATTTTTGTCAAGATACCCGCAATTTAGTAACAAGACTATAGTAGTAGAGAATATTACAGCGGTAAATTTTATTAAGAGTATGGCAGAAAAAGATTGCAGTGCTGAAATAAGGGTGGATGATAAGTGTACAAAGTTAATAACGGTAGCAAGGTTAGCTTACGCTAAAGGAATAGATGATGCTGTAAGAGCATGTAGAAAGCTGGTAGATGATGGCTATGACATAAGGTGGTATGTAGTAGGCTATGGCAGCGAGGAAACTGCAGTTAGAAAACTGATTGAGGAACTAAAGCTAGAAGACAGGTTTATTATACTGGGCAAAAAGTTAAATCCATATCCTTATATTAGGGCTTGTGACATATATGTTCAACCCTCTAGATATGAAGGAAAGGCGGTTACTGTCACGGAGGCTCAGGTGTTAGAAAAGCCGGTGCTGATTACCAGGTATAGTACTGCTAATAGCCAAGTGAGACATGAATATGATGGTATTATAACAGATTTAGGTGTTGAAGGGTTAGTTTTAGGAGTTAAAAAGTTGCTTGATAATCCTGAGCTCCAGATCAGACTTAAGAAAAACACTGCAAAAGTAAATTATAATAATAGTTTTGAAATAGAAAAGTTGTACAAGCTATTGGGCTAG
- a CDS encoding EpsG family protein, with the protein MKEIYLVSMFLIYITSLFMSNNKVKPRKVYKLTAIIVFVVLFIISGFRSTASIGDTYFYSHSYRLLVENPYLNISSKDYGFNIFMYLLTRLSSDPQILLIVTSFITNAYITLTLYKHSKPFELGVFLYFGTVMFYITMNGIRQSMVAAILFWASKYILKRDWKKYFPIVIILSGFHSSAIIFLLIYFLCTREAWGREFWVTLGASLLLVIMFRPMLNVAVKAIESTSYSDYGKDMMTNTTSVNPIRVLVTLVPLVVAYMVKDKIKKSWPEGNMFIFMSLFNFIFMLSGTQYLFFYRMCIYFDLYNLVLLPKLLDYYDKKTRAILYGSILILYSIFCWYQISGWDDYYRNILFT; encoded by the coding sequence ATGAAAGAGATCTATTTAGTTTCAATGTTTTTGATTTATATAACATCACTTTTTATGAGCAATAATAAAGTTAAGCCCCGTAAGGTCTATAAGCTAACTGCAATTATTGTTTTTGTTGTTCTATTTATAATATCTGGTTTCAGGTCTACAGCAAGTATTGGTGATACATATTTTTACTCTCATTCATATAGATTACTGGTAGAGAATCCATATTTGAACATTTCAAGTAAGGATTATGGTTTTAATATATTTATGTATCTATTAACCAGACTTAGTTCAGATCCGCAGATTCTATTAATAGTTACATCTTTTATAACAAATGCCTATATAACTTTGACGCTTTATAAACATAGTAAGCCCTTTGAACTGGGTGTTTTTCTATACTTTGGAACAGTTATGTTTTACATTACAATGAACGGTATTAGACAGTCAATGGTAGCTGCAATACTCTTTTGGGCTAGTAAATATATATTAAAAAGAGATTGGAAAAAATATTTTCCCATTGTAATTATACTATCCGGTTTTCATTCATCAGCAATTATATTTCTCCTTATTTACTTTTTGTGCACAAGAGAAGCCTGGGGGAGAGAGTTTTGGGTAACACTAGGAGCTTCACTATTACTGGTAATTATGTTTAGACCTATGTTAAATGTAGCAGTTAAGGCAATAGAAAGTACTTCCTATAGTGACTATGGAAAGGATATGATGACTAATACCACAAGTGTCAATCCTATTAGAGTATTGGTAACACTAGTTCCTCTTGTTGTGGCCTATATGGTTAAGGATAAAATAAAGAAGTCATGGCCAGAAGGAAATATGTTTATCTTTATGTCACTATTTAATTTTATCTTTATGCTGTCTGGTACCCAATATCTTTTCTTCTATAGAATGTGCATATACTTTGACCTATATAATCTTGTGCTTTTACCTAAGTTGCTTGACTATTATGATAAGAAGACAAGAGCCATCTTATATGGCAGTATACTGATATTATACTCTATATTTTGTTGGTATCAAATTAGCGGGTGGGATGATTACTACAGAAATATACTATTCACTTAG